The Chitinophaga lutea genome contains the following window.
GGTGGCGGATATGACCGTGGCGGCAGCGGTGGCGGAGGCTACGAGCGCGGCGGCGGTTACGACCGTGGCGGCAGCAGCGGCGGATACGAACGCGGCAGCGGCGGTTACGATCGCGGCGGCAGCGGCGGCGGATACGACCGTGGTGACGAAGGAAAAAGCAACCCAAGCGAAAACTTCGATCACGAAGGATAAAAACAGGATTGTTAATAATACCAGCGCCGGGATAGCCTCCCGGCGCTTTTTTTGTTAAGCCCCTCACAATTCTCCCGTCCGGAGCCACCACGGCATACAGAATAACACAGCATTACGTAACTTTTCTCTGATTAACGGACAGTTAACGTTTTTTCTCTCACCTCCTAAATTTTCGCTTATGCCTAGCCAAGTGACGTTCGTTACTGCGAACACGCTCAAAAAAGTGCAGGAAGACTACGCACTTTTAAGTAAAACCACCTCATTTTCGCTGCAGGATCTTTTTAATTACGGCCAGTTCAGGCTGGAAGACTACTGCAAAACCTTCTATCCGCACCCGCAAAGCCGGGAGCTCACCGCCATGGTGCAGCAATTCAGCGAGCAATACGGCATCTGGCTCGACAATGCCAAATATTACATCAGTTGCGCGCTGTTCCTCTACCCAACCGCCAGCTTCGACCGGATGCTGGCTATGGTGCAGAACTGCGCGATCGACTATTACCTGAACGACACCATGGGCCGCGAGATCTTCTCCCTCCTCAGCCCCGCCGAACAGCACCGCGCCCACACCATCATCGAAAGAATGGGCCGGGTCAACGAGCAGCTGCAACTGGAACCACAGGCCGCGCCGGTGGAACAGGCCAACATCGAAATGCTCACCTTCATCAAAAACGACTCCCCGCGCCGCTGGTTCCGCGAGTTCGTGGAGATGTACTCCTATCACATCGCCGTCACGCATAAAGACAACAACGCGGCCGCACTCAATTACATCCCCACCGTGGAAGAGTATATCGAGATGCGCAACCATACCTCGGGAATGCCGCACATCGTGTTGCTGATAGAATATAGTGAGAATGCGTACCTCGACTGGCATACGCTCGAGCGCCTGGGCATGGCCGCGCGCCTGCGGAAGATCCAGCGGGCGTCCGCGCTCATCGGCTGCCTGATGAACGACCTGTTCTCGTTCGAAAAAGAAGTGATCAAAAATAATACGGACGCCAACCTGCTGATGTCCATCGCGCTCAATCATCCCTCGTATTCCCTGACGGATGTGATCCATCATGGTGCGGCCATCGTACAGGCGGAGCTCAAAACGTTCATGAGCAACATCGACGAGCTGAAGTTTCAATGCCAGCTGTATGAGGCTACGGAACCCGCCGCCATGGATGCTTTGCGGAAAAATATGGAAGGGCTCGAACGGGTGGTGCAGGCCAGCTGGGCCTGGCAGGTGTACACCCGGCGGTACAAGAAATCATTCTCCATCTGGGAAGAAACACAGCTGGCGGTGCCGGCAATGGCTTAATGTGTTTCACAACTGCGGCATTCCTGCGGGCTACTGCAGGGATGCCTCTTTGTTATAATGCAGGTGCTGTTTCAATAATTTCACCAGCGATTTGTAGTTCACCGGTTTTTCAATAAAGGCGTCGGCGCCCGCTGTTATGAAGGCCTCGCGCGTTTCGGAAAACGAATCGCCGGTGGAAATGATCACGGGCACTTCTTTTAACCGCGGGTGTTTTTTAAGCCAGGCCAGCGCTTCCTGGCCGTCCATCACCTCCATGTGATAATCCATGATAATGATATCAGGCCGCTGCTTTTCCGCCTGCTGGATTAACTCCAGGCCGTTGTTGACCAGTACGGGAAAACAGCCCATTTTACTGAGGAAGCCGGTCAGCAGCATCCCGTTGAGGGTATTGTCTTCGGCAATGAGCACATGGATATTCTCCAGGTTGTCGAAAGTATCCGCATCCTGTTCTTCAAGCTGCAGGTCTTCGAGATGGCCCTCCGTCAGCGGCAATGTAACGGTGAAGGTGGTAATTCCCTCCGCCGTGCTTTGCAGGTCGATGGTGCCGCCCAGCGATTCCACCTTTCCCTTGGCGATGTATAAGCCCAGGCCGGTGCCTTCGGTGTATTTGCTTTTATCTGTTACAAAAGGATTAAAGATCACTGCTTTCTTTTCCGCCGAAATCTGCGCGCCGGTATTGATCACCTGTAATTGCCAGTGCTGCCCGTCGCGCCGGATCTTCAGCTCCACCACGGAATTTTTGCCGGCGTATTTGATGGCGTTGGCGAGCAGGTTGGTCACGATCTGGTGCACCTTCATCAGGTCGTCGTAAATCACTTCGGGCATTTGCGTGATCTCGAGCTTCAGCCGTATCTGGCGGGGCCGTGCAATGATGCGGTTCACGTCGAGGATACGGGCGAAAAACGTTTCGGGCATAAAACATTCCTTCTCCGTTTTTTCGATGTTTCCCGATTCTATCTGCGCCATGTCGAGCACGTTGTTGATGATGTTGCGGGTATTTCTGATGGCCTCGAGCTGCTGATCCACCAGCGGCTGGATGCTCTCCAGGTTTTCATCGAGCTTGATCTCCCGTTTGAGCAGCTGCGCCACGCCGTAAATGGCATTGAGCGGCGTACGGATCTCGTGGTTGATCTGGTAGAGGAACATCTTCTTGAAATAGTTGGCCTTGATGAGTTCGTCATTGCTGCGGATGTAAGGCCGGCTCACCACGAGAATCAGCATCAGCACGCCCCAGATGATCATGGAATGCAATAAAAATATCGCGTCGCTGCTCATGGGAATGGGCTCGAACACTTTAAAATAGTTGCAGGCTTCCATCGCCGCCAGCGAAGCCATGGCGGTGAACAGGGCTACGCGCCGCAGGGTTTCGTCCTTGAATATCAGGTAGATGATGGCGATCAGGAAAATGATCATGGCCTCCAGCGCCACCACGTTGCTGAGCAGCAAACCGAAATACATGATGGCCACACATTGCAGGATGTAAATGGTCATGCTGGCCGCGCTGTACAGCCGGCGCCGGTTCATGTAAATCACGGATGCCGTGATCGCAAAATCGAAGATGGCGGGAATCAACACGCGGTTGGAAGCGGCAAAAACATAGCAGACCGGGGTGATCAGCGCCAGCAGCACACAAATCGATAAACAGATGGTATTGACCATGATCACACGCCTGCGCGCTTCCTCGTCCGTAATGCCCGAGGCGCCGGCATGCCGGATAGTGGAAACAATTCGTTGCAGGGATCCGAAA
Protein-coding sequences here:
- a CDS encoding terpene synthase family protein, with translation MPSQVTFVTANTLKKVQEDYALLSKTTSFSLQDLFNYGQFRLEDYCKTFYPHPQSRELTAMVQQFSEQYGIWLDNAKYYISCALFLYPTASFDRMLAMVQNCAIDYYLNDTMGREIFSLLSPAEQHRAHTIIERMGRVNEQLQLEPQAAPVEQANIEMLTFIKNDSPRRWFREFVEMYSYHIAVTHKDNNAAALNYIPTVEEYIEMRNHTSGMPHIVLLIEYSENAYLDWHTLERLGMAARLRKIQRASALIGCLMNDLFSFEKEVIKNNTDANLLMSIALNHPSYSLTDVIHHGAAIVQAELKTFMSNIDELKFQCQLYEATEPAAMDALRKNMEGLERVVQASWAWQVYTRRYKKSFSIWEETQLAVPAMA
- a CDS encoding hybrid sensor histidine kinase/response regulator codes for the protein MSFFGSLQRIVSTIRHAGASGITDEEARRRVIMVNTICLSICVLLALITPVCYVFAASNRVLIPAIFDFAITASVIYMNRRRLYSAASMTIYILQCVAIMYFGLLLSNVVALEAMIIFLIAIIYLIFKDETLRRVALFTAMASLAAMEACNYFKVFEPIPMSSDAIFLLHSMIIWGVLMLILVVSRPYIRSNDELIKANYFKKMFLYQINHEIRTPLNAIYGVAQLLKREIKLDENLESIQPLVDQQLEAIRNTRNIINNVLDMAQIESGNIEKTEKECFMPETFFARILDVNRIIARPRQIRLKLEITQMPEVIYDDLMKVHQIVTNLLANAIKYAGKNSVVELKIRRDGQHWQLQVINTGAQISAEKKAVIFNPFVTDKSKYTEGTGLGLYIAKGKVESLGGTIDLQSTAEGITTFTVTLPLTEGHLEDLQLEEQDADTFDNLENIHVLIAEDNTLNGMLLTGFLSKMGCFPVLVNNGLELIQQAEKQRPDIIIMDYHMEVMDGQEALAWLKKHPRLKEVPVIISTGDSFSETREAFITAGADAFIEKPVNYKSLVKLLKQHLHYNKEASLQ